The Candidatus Saccharimonadia bacterium genomic interval GGGCACCGGGCCAGTCGGCACAATCAACTTCTGACCTTCATAAATCAAATCAGGGTCCTGCACATCGGGGTTGGCATTCCACAACGGTCGCCAGGTCTCCAGCTGCTCACTCGTCGCGATGATCGACAAGCTGTCACCCGCCGCCACCGTATGGGTTTTGGGTGCCGGCGGCGCTTCCACTGGCTTAGCCACCGCCGCCAAAACCACTTTGGGGCTCGGCGTCGGAGTGGCCGGCTTGCTCGGCAGCCATCCAAACGACAACGCCGCGCCAAAATTCAAAATCGTTATCGTCGCCAAAAAAGTCTGAACCATGTCTTCTTTCCCTCATTAAACACGTGGGGAAAGGCTCCTGCATATCTGCACACAGCAACCCACCGCACACAACTTCTTCACACAAAGCGGAACCCTACAGCAATTAAAAAACTCTGCAATAATGCAAAGTCATAAAAATTCACGCAACGCTACGCCGTAAGCTTTGTGATTAAGCACAAGAACAAGGTTAATACGCTTATGCTTAAAATGCTTCTGTAAAGACCTCAAAAATGGCATAAAAGCCTAGCTTTATCACAAAAAACCTGCCCTTCTTACTTTCAGTGGGTCAAAATCAAACACTACCATTACGTGGGTAGAAAGCCATCGCCGCCACGCTTTCGCCGCCAAGCCCTTGTCAGAACAAAAACAGTTTGCTAATCTGGTGGAGGCGTGAATAATCCGAAGACTACAAACCAGGTTACCAACACAAGCGGTCGTCCCGATGGGGGCGATTTTTTTGTAACCAAGCCAGGTCGGCTGGTTTTGGAGGGCGGTCAAAGCTTCGCCGGCCAGGTCCCCGACTGGCACCACGACGGCCTCTCCGGCGAAACCGTCTTCAACACTGGCATGACCGGCTATGTCGAAACCCTCACCGACCCGTCATATTCCGGCCAAATTCTAGCATTTACTTATCCGTTACTGGGCAATTACGGCGTACCCGACGCCGGCACCTGGGAAAGCCAAAAAATCCATCTGCGCGGGGTGGTCGTGAGCGAGCTCACACAGGCCTGGAGCCATGTAGGCAGCCTTAAGTCGCTCGGCGCCTGGCTGCGCGAACAAAACATCCCGTTCATCACCGGCGTCGACACCCGCGCGCTCACCAAATACCTCCGCACCCGCGGCACCATGACCGGCCTCATCACCACCGCCGACCGGCCGCGACTAGCCGGACGAGCGCCCGCCAAAGTTTCAATTGAAGCCCCCCGCATCTACAACCCCGGTAAGTCTAAAACCGTCATCGCTGTGGACTGCGGCATGAAAGAAAACATCATCCGCCACTTGGTAGGGCTGGGCCTCACGGTAAAGCGCGTGCCGCACAACTACGACTACACCGCCGACGCCTACGACGGCGTTTTCATCTCCAACGGCC includes:
- the carA gene encoding glutamine-hydrolyzing carbamoyl-phosphate synthase small subunit; amino-acid sequence: MNNPKTTNQVTNTSGRPDGGDFFVTKPGRLVLEGGQSFAGQVPDWHHDGLSGETVFNTGMTGYVETLTDPSYSGQILAFTYPLLGNYGVPDAGTWESQKIHLRGVVVSELTQAWSHVGSLKSLGAWLREQNIPFITGVDTRALTKYLRTRGTMTGLITTADRPRLAGRAPAKVSIEAPRIYNPGKSKTVIAVDCGMKENIIRHLVGLGLTVKRVPHNYDYTADAYDGVFISNGPGDPTDYQEATAILRRALAGTKPVFGICLGAQLMALAAGGSTYKLRFGHRGHNQPAVTPEGRGYITSQNHGYAVAEDSLPADWRVTFRNLNDNSVEGIAHRHKPFFAVQFHPEAAPGPTDTAWLFDEFRKML